One part of the Bacteroidia bacterium genome encodes these proteins:
- a CDS encoding PKD domain-containing protein → MRKNFYATFLFFISFLGLLNQANATHLMGVDITYECIGPCTYRIIHKSYYDCTGGAFSSFLPVIPTNQPTSAGASGLAALAGLTITGNAGCPAPTALGAGWNLESLSEVTPLCPDVLVPMPGVPSVTGCDGTNPNPTINGVAELVMFRDYNFCNVPGTCDNYTISWDVCCRNAVITSLTNPSGSGIASNSTIINPSLATCNSSPTFSNKPVPYICEGQDFTFNQGAIDPDGDSLSYELGDCLDNTFVPVGYGGGYTSQQPLGTTWDVNINPLTGDVSMLPNPSGIQVTVVICVVVKEWRNGNLINEITRDMQITVIPNCQQANPITGGVQNMGVGPSTVPANPLSFNEVRTCAGAETCFDIPVISQDPSFTYEIRWNQGIPGASFSDASNPAVQNIISGANPVGRFCWTPPVGTEGAFFFVVSVKDDACPIPGFNQFTIIVYVEDVHELSDALITPLGCNEMELSVTPRSSLPSPYANIFTTTTWSGNGNLNRNPNVNQETFTHLYPAPGSYFTNVLIQDTLGCTSSISGVANLTTGVTADAGPDLTLCSNFTTQLGTPAIPGQSYAWTPNASIDNPTIAQPTFSFPNNGSGQTSTDYTVEVTDGTCNTFDYVTVNVNPSLSTAISPTVPKICKGDSIDLVASNNLGSGNTFLWNTGDTSATIRVGPDINTTYSVVSFNSGCASTPVFVNVEVQEGPTAVIGGDFGICPGSSTTLTASGADSYTWSAGGFTSPSITLAGISQDSSIYVIGYDDIGCPGDTVFGTVNVLPEPVADYTTNIVCEGGQTIFTDNTTLANGNLVSWSWDFGDGSPMDINQNPNHVYTSPGNYQVNLEVTSDRGCQSTISNQVTVNPSPQVDFTFTNVCEDNPNLFLDVSTISSGSIANYTWNFGDGTPSQIGANVLHEYNDFGFYNATLTATSDQGCVSAFTQTVFVSPIPVASFDVVSACIDSIVLVSTSSTVAGQLDFIATHEWDFGDPASGANNTSTEVNPVHIYSAAGFYTITLTVTTGNGCINTIQRQIEVFDEPVADFVPDQTCENLAVVYQNQTAIGSNTPIEYTWWDFGNGQTDISENGTTNYVDLGPGIYDVTLAVRSSAGCVDTVTKAITIDPAPEPRFVSDAVCLEEVAMFNSDASSIVSGSIASYNWSFGDPATSSSTDPNPSFTYTAPGTYRVQMELTSDLGCVASAFGDAIVFELPRILEVIEETVCFGDPANLRVTAEPGVIINWYFNQSDTEPFHRGNAYVTPPLPFQTTYYVAAESEQGCLSQRQPINGYVYNDEELSIVTNEDVVELPLALINFQANSTIGIDSWSWDFGDGNTSNETAPSHEYKYPGKFLVTLKTVDINGCELTITKVIEVIKVVNISMPSAFSPNGDGFNDFYKIGHYKLSQFNFQVFNRWGQMVYETENPDFEWDGRTLDGKMAQEGVYVYVMRALDFEGVKIDQSRTITITK, encoded by the coding sequence ATGCGAAAGAATTTTTACGCTACTTTTCTATTCTTTATCAGTTTTTTGGGCCTTCTGAATCAGGCGAATGCAACTCACCTGATGGGGGTGGATATCACCTATGAATGTATAGGCCCATGTACTTATAGAATCATTCACAAAAGCTATTATGATTGTACGGGTGGAGCTTTCTCCAGCTTTTTACCTGTTATCCCTACCAATCAGCCAACCTCTGCAGGTGCATCAGGTCTGGCCGCTCTTGCGGGATTGACGATAACAGGAAATGCAGGATGTCCTGCTCCTACGGCTCTGGGTGCCGGTTGGAATTTGGAAAGCCTTTCAGAGGTAACTCCTCTTTGTCCGGATGTTTTGGTACCCATGCCCGGAGTACCTTCAGTTACCGGTTGTGATGGGACAAATCCTAATCCTACGATCAATGGAGTTGCTGAGCTTGTAATGTTTAGGGATTACAACTTCTGTAATGTGCCAGGCACCTGCGACAATTATACCATTAGCTGGGATGTTTGCTGCCGTAATGCAGTGATTACTTCTCTGACAAATCCCTCTGGTAGTGGTATTGCATCAAACTCTACGATCATCAATCCTTCTTTGGCCACTTGTAACAGTTCTCCTACTTTTAGTAATAAACCAGTACCCTATATCTGTGAAGGACAGGATTTTACTTTCAACCAGGGAGCTATAGATCCAGATGGTGATTCTCTTTCCTATGAATTAGGAGATTGTCTGGATAATACCTTCGTTCCTGTTGGATACGGTGGAGGCTATACTTCTCAACAACCTCTGGGTACTACCTGGGATGTAAATATTAACCCGCTGACCGGGGATGTTTCCATGTTGCCAAATCCTTCTGGTATCCAGGTTACTGTGGTTATTTGTGTGGTGGTGAAAGAATGGAGGAATGGAAATTTGATCAATGAAATTACCCGGGATATGCAGATTACTGTTATCCCAAACTGTCAACAGGCAAACCCGATTACAGGTGGAGTGCAGAATATGGGAGTTGGTCCATCTACGGTTCCAGCCAATCCATTATCCTTTAATGAGGTTCGAACCTGTGCCGGTGCAGAGACTTGTTTTGATATTCCTGTAATTAGCCAGGATCCAAGCTTTACCTATGAAATCAGATGGAACCAGGGGATTCCCGGAGCTAGTTTTTCGGATGCCAGTAATCCTGCTGTTCAAAATATTATAAGTGGTGCCAATCCGGTAGGACGCTTTTGCTGGACCCCTCCCGTGGGTACTGAAGGAGCCTTCTTCTTTGTAGTTTCTGTAAAAGATGATGCCTGTCCCATTCCCGGATTCAACCAGTTCACGATCATTGTCTATGTGGAGGATGTGCATGAATTGTCTGATGCATTGATTACTCCCCTAGGTTGTAATGAAATGGAATTGAGTGTAACTCCTCGTTCATCGCTTCCAAGTCCTTATGCCAATATATTTACTACAACTACCTGGTCTGGAAATGGAAACCTGAACCGGAATCCCAATGTCAATCAAGAGACCTTTACACACTTATATCCTGCTCCTGGTAGTTACTTTACCAATGTATTGATTCAGGATACCCTGGGTTGTACAAGTTCTATCAGTGGAGTAGCAAATCTGACAACAGGAGTAACAGCTGATGCTGGACCCGACCTTACCCTTTGTTCCAACTTTACAACTCAGTTAGGAACACCTGCCATACCGGGACAAAGCTATGCCTGGACTCCTAATGCTTCTATCGATAATCCTACTATTGCTCAACCTACCTTTAGTTTTCCTAATAATGGAAGTGGCCAAACCAGCACGGATTATACAGTTGAAGTAACAGACGGAACGTGTAATACCTTTGATTATGTAACCGTAAATGTTAATCCTTCTCTGAGCACAGCCATCAGCCCTACAGTTCCCAAGATATGTAAAGGAGATAGTATAGATTTGGTGGCATCCAATAACCTGGGATCAGGTAATACCTTCCTTTGGAACACAGGAGATACTTCTGCAACGATCAGAGTTGGTCCGGATATCAATACTACTTATTCAGTTGTATCTTTTAATAGTGGATGTGCAAGTACGCCCGTCTTCGTGAATGTTGAGGTGCAAGAGGGACCGACAGCTGTGATTGGTGGAGACTTTGGAATCTGTCCGGGTTCTTCCACTACCCTTACAGCATCTGGTGCGGATAGTTATACCTGGAGCGCTGGAGGATTTACCAGTCCTTCGATTACCCTCGCAGGAATTTCTCAGGACTCTAGTATCTATGTGATCGGATATGATGATATTGGTTGTCCGGGAGATACGGTCTTTGGTACTGTCAATGTATTGCCGGAGCCTGTAGCTGATTATACGACAAATATCGTCTGTGAAGGAGGACAAACCATCTTTACAGATAATACAACTTTGGCTAATGGGAACCTGGTTTCCTGGTCCTGGGATTTTGGAGATGGAAGTCCCATGGATATCAATCAGAACCCCAATCATGTTTACACCAGTCCTGGTAATTATCAGGTGAATCTGGAGGTGACTTCTGACAGAGGATGTCAGAGTACCATATCCAATCAGGTAACAGTAAATCCCTCTCCTCAGGTTGATTTCACCTTTACCAATGTATGTGAGGATAATCCTAATCTCTTTTTGGATGTAAGTACGATTAGCTCAGGAAGTATCGCTAACTATACCTGGAATTTCGGAGATGGAACTCCTTCTCAGATCGGAGCCAATGTATTGCATGAGTATAATGACTTTGGTTTTTATAATGCAACGCTGACCGCAACCTCTGATCAGGGCTGTGTCAGTGCCTTTACCCAGACCGTATTTGTAAGTCCAATACCGGTAGCCAGCTTCGATGTAGTGAGTGCCTGTATCGATAGTATTGTCCTTGTATCTACTTCCTCAACCGTAGCTGGACAATTGGACTTTATCGCTACGCATGAATGGGATTTCGGAGATCCAGCAAGTGGAGCTAATAATACCAGCACTGAGGTTAATCCTGTACACATATACAGCGCTGCTGGATTTTATACCATAACTCTTACGGTAACTACCGGAAATGGATGTATCAATACGATTCAACGTCAAATCGAAGTGTTTGATGAGCCTGTAGCTGATTTCGTACCGGATCAAACCTGTGAAAATCTTGCCGTTGTTTATCAGAATCAAACAGCCATTGGTTCAAATACTCCCATCGAATATACCTGGTGGGATTTTGGAAATGGTCAAACAGATATAAGCGAAAACGGGACTACCAATTATGTTGATCTGGGGCCTGGAATTTATGATGTAACCCTCGCAGTTCGCTCTTCGGCTGGTTGTGTAGATACGGTTACCAAAGCCATTACGATTGATCCTGCTCCTGAGCCTCGTTTTGTTTCAGATGCTGTTTGTCTGGAGGAAGTGGCGATGTTCAATTCGGATGCATCCAGTATCGTTTCTGGTAGTATCGCTTCTTATAACTGGAGCTTTGGCGATCCTGCTACTTCCAGCTCTACTGATCCAAACCCAAGTTTCACCTATACAGCACCCGGAACCTATAGGGTCCAAATGGAATTAACTTCAGATTTGGGCTGTGTTGCCAGTGCCTTTGGAGATGCCATTGTGTTTGAGCTTCCTCGTATTCTTGAAGTAATCGAAGAAACGGTTTGTTTTGGTGATCCTGCCAATTTGCGTGTAACAGCAGAACCCGGAGTTATCATCAATTGGTATTTCAACCAATCGGATACGGAACCTTTCCATAGAGGAAATGCCTATGTGACTCCTCCTTTGCCTTTCCAGACTACCTATTATGTAGCTGCTGAATCCGAGCAAGGATGCCTCAGCCAAAGACAGCCCATCAATGGCTATGTCTACAATGATGAGGAATTGAGTATTGTAACAAATGAAGATGTAGTCGAGCTTCCGCTTGCCTTAATCAACTTCCAGGCTAACTCTACCATCGGTATTGATTCCTGGTCCTGGGATTTCGGAGATGGAAATACGTCCAATGAAACGGCTCCTTCTCATGAATATAAGTATCCGGGTAAATTCTTGGTTACCCTTAAAACTGTAGATATCAATGGCTGTGAGTTGACAATAACTAAGGTGATCGAGGTGATCAAAGTTGTGAATATCTCCATGCCGAGTGCATTCTCGCCAAATGGAGATGGATTCAACGATTTCTACAAGATTGGGCATTATAAATTGAGTCAATTCAATTTCCAGGTCTTCAATCGTTGGGGACAGATGGTTTATGAAACAGAAAATCCTGATTTTGAATGGGATGGAAGAACCCTGGATGGTAAAATGGCTCAGGAAGGTGTGTATGTGTATGTGATGAGAGCCCTTGATTTTGAAGGAGTAAAGATCGATCAAAGTCGAACAATTACGATCACAAAATAG